One Citrobacter amalonaticus genomic window carries:
- a CDS encoding ABC transporter substrate-binding protein codes for MYTLNKNNVALACLFSCLLAAPAVASAEGQTTDKPVKLRYTLWDRNQLPGEQQLVNEFEKNNPGVKVEIELTPYDQYFIKLSSAVGGNVAPDVFWMNMPNFQQYVKNGMLEPLTPYLKDKSSPNLDDFVKSSVDAYQYQSAQYAIPRDIDAIAVWYNKKMFDQAGVTYPDKNWTWDDLKQKSEQLRKNLDQHSYPLAMDLGSGQDSYFNLLLQAGTQIVLPEGKTDVASDNAIAMYRDVQGMLKAGLLQPPGEMKAADVFQSNRVAMIYAGSWWALPFSQNELINDHVGVVPMPKMAEQAGVSHSLAFAMSAKSQHKEAAWKFIEFMSSEHAQQTLAAGKVVIPANQKVAKAWAEGFKDVDVSAYIDSLAFSHKYPTAGSNTAKWNSILNDGLKKVWMGNDPQQVMPGVAKRVEREMQK; via the coding sequence ATGTATACCTTGAATAAAAATAATGTCGCCCTGGCATGCCTTTTTTCCTGTTTACTGGCCGCGCCGGCGGTTGCCAGTGCAGAAGGCCAGACGACAGATAAACCCGTTAAATTACGCTACACGCTATGGGATCGAAATCAACTTCCCGGCGAACAGCAGTTGGTTAATGAGTTTGAAAAAAACAATCCCGGTGTGAAAGTTGAAATTGAACTAACGCCCTATGATCAATATTTCATAAAACTCAGTTCAGCGGTCGGGGGAAATGTGGCGCCGGATGTATTCTGGATGAATATGCCGAATTTTCAGCAGTACGTTAAAAACGGCATGCTGGAACCACTGACCCCTTATTTAAAAGACAAATCATCACCAAATCTTGATGATTTCGTGAAAAGCTCTGTCGATGCTTATCAGTACCAATCTGCGCAATACGCTATTCCACGTGATATCGACGCGATTGCCGTCTGGTATAACAAAAAAATGTTTGATCAGGCTGGCGTAACCTATCCCGATAAAAACTGGACGTGGGACGATTTAAAACAGAAATCGGAACAGTTACGTAAAAATCTGGATCAGCATTCTTATCCGTTGGCGATGGATCTCGGCAGCGGTCAGGACAGTTACTTTAACCTGCTGCTCCAGGCCGGCACTCAGATTGTCCTGCCAGAGGGTAAAACGGACGTTGCCAGCGACAACGCGATCGCCATGTATCGCGACGTTCAGGGAATGCTGAAGGCAGGATTGCTCCAGCCGCCAGGCGAAATGAAAGCCGCCGACGTCTTCCAGTCCAACCGGGTGGCGATGATCTACGCGGGCTCCTGGTGGGCGCTGCCGTTCTCGCAGAACGAACTGATTAACGATCATGTCGGCGTAGTCCCGATGCCCAAAATGGCAGAACAGGCTGGCGTCTCTCATAGCCTGGCATTCGCCATGTCGGCCAAAAGCCAGCATAAAGAGGCCGCCTGGAAATTCATTGAATTTATGAGTTCAGAACATGCGCAGCAAACGCTGGCGGCGGGCAAAGTGGTGATTCCGGCCAATCAGAAAGTCGCCAAAGCGTGGGCGGAAGGCTTTAAGGATGTTGATGTTTCCGCCTATATCGATTCACTGGCATTTTCTCATAAATATCCCACCGCCGGATCCAATACCGCGAAATGGAATAGCATTCTCAACGACGGGCTGAAAAAAGTCTGGATGGGAAATGATCCGCAACAGGTTATGCCGGGTGTCGCAAAACGCGTTGAGCGTGAAATGCAGAAATAA
- a CDS encoding ABC transporter ATP-binding protein, with protein sequence MSGIQLQSVGKIYPNGFQAIHGVDLEIHDGEFMVFVGPSGCAKSTLLRMIAGLEEITHGHISIGERCVNDLLPKERGVAMVFQNYALYPHMTIYKNMAFSLQGKMDKQEIEVRVREAARKLEIEALLDKKPGQLSGGQCQRVAVGRAIVRKPEVFLFDEPLSNLDAKLRVSMRVRLTELHRQLRHEGVNATMVYVTHDQIEAMTMGDRICVLNGGRIMQVDTPGNIYHQPKNKFVAGFIGNPAMNIHLLALDPATHGLRLDDTLTLPLTARLASQLTNYPHDSVWFGIRPEAIQLAQHNDPAAFDARITNVERMGNEDLLHFDIGAQQMILRVNSSPDWSPLPGESIKVKFNLEAAFLFDKQDEENLAGA encoded by the coding sequence ATGTCAGGCATTCAATTACAGTCAGTAGGCAAAATCTATCCGAATGGCTTCCAGGCGATTCATGGCGTTGACCTTGAAATTCACGATGGCGAATTTATGGTTTTTGTCGGGCCATCCGGCTGCGCAAAATCAACGTTACTGCGCATGATCGCCGGTCTGGAAGAGATTACTCATGGCCATATTTCAATTGGCGAACGGTGCGTCAACGATCTGCTGCCAAAAGAACGTGGCGTGGCGATGGTTTTTCAAAACTATGCCCTCTATCCCCACATGACAATCTACAAAAATATGGCCTTCAGCCTGCAGGGCAAAATGGACAAGCAGGAGATAGAGGTTCGCGTACGGGAAGCCGCGCGCAAACTGGAAATCGAAGCGCTTCTCGATAAAAAACCCGGTCAACTTTCAGGGGGCCAGTGTCAGCGCGTTGCCGTTGGCAGGGCTATTGTGCGTAAGCCTGAGGTGTTTTTGTTTGATGAGCCGTTGTCCAATCTCGACGCCAAACTGCGCGTGTCGATGCGCGTGCGTCTGACGGAACTTCACCGCCAACTGCGTCACGAAGGGGTGAACGCGACAATGGTGTATGTCACACACGATCAGATTGAAGCGATGACCATGGGTGACCGCATTTGCGTGCTCAACGGTGGACGGATCATGCAGGTCGACACGCCGGGCAATATCTACCATCAGCCAAAGAATAAATTCGTGGCGGGCTTTATTGGTAATCCGGCGATGAATATCCATCTTCTGGCGCTCGACCCGGCTACGCACGGACTCCGTCTGGATGACACGCTAACCTTGCCGTTAACCGCACGACTGGCCTCCCAACTGACGAATTATCCGCACGACAGCGTCTGGTTTGGCATTCGTCCGGAGGCGATTCAGTTGGCGCAGCACAATGATCCTGCGGCTTTCGACGCCCGGATCACCAACGTGGAAAGAATGGGCAATGAAGATCTCCTGCATTTCGATATCGGCGCGCAACAAATGATCCTGCGAGTCAATTCGTCACCGGACTGGAGTCCGCTGCCCGGCGAATCGATCAAGGTGAAATTCAATCTCGAAGCCGCCTTTTTATTCGATAAGCAGGATGAAGAGAATTTAGCCGGAGCCTGA
- a CDS encoding carbohydrate ABC transporter permease encodes MSYSDEAASPPLSAREPNKKSLTRLEKEERFWGWIMILPLLAGLVIFYFTPFFQNVFYSFTDLGEFQIWTTISLDNYINLFSDDEFRSAIVNTLAYVFICVPVITVLSLLLAIGLNQAIRGQWLFRTLLFLPAVTMPAAIAMVWQWLMNRNFGLLNQILAYFDIPAIGWLSDPDIVRLSASLVIIWSAIALKMIILLAGLQGIPKQIYEAMSLDGISKLRGFWSITLPLMIPTLFFVLVISFIETLQIFDVVYLLFGSSSMVDEQTMTIAYLFYKYAFIYHEKGYASAIAVVIFVITMVLTLLQIWIGKRLKAQ; translated from the coding sequence ATGAGCTATTCAGATGAAGCGGCCTCTCCGCCGTTATCGGCCAGGGAACCTAATAAGAAATCCCTGACCCGACTGGAAAAAGAAGAACGTTTCTGGGGGTGGATAATGATTCTGCCACTGCTGGCAGGATTAGTTATTTTTTACTTTACGCCGTTCTTCCAGAACGTATTTTACAGTTTTACCGATCTGGGCGAGTTTCAGATCTGGACGACAATCAGTCTGGATAATTACATTAATTTATTCAGCGATGATGAATTCCGTTCGGCGATCGTTAACACACTGGCCTATGTCTTTATTTGTGTGCCGGTGATCACGGTCCTGTCTTTACTGCTGGCGATTGGTTTAAACCAGGCAATTCGCGGTCAGTGGCTGTTCCGTACGCTGTTATTTCTTCCGGCCGTCACGATGCCTGCCGCCATTGCGATGGTCTGGCAGTGGTTGATGAACCGTAATTTCGGTTTGCTCAATCAGATCCTGGCTTATTTCGATATTCCCGCCATTGGTTGGCTGTCCGATCCGGATATTGTCCGTCTGAGCGCCTCACTGGTCATTATCTGGTCGGCTATCGCCCTGAAGATGATCATTCTGCTCGCCGGATTGCAGGGGATCCCGAAGCAGATTTATGAAGCCATGTCCCTGGATGGCATCAGTAAACTGCGCGGCTTCTGGTCGATTACCCTGCCATTAATGATCCCGACGCTGTTCTTTGTTCTGGTGATTTCGTTTATCGAAACGCTGCAAATATTCGATGTGGTGTATCTGCTGTTTGGCAGTTCTTCGATGGTGGACGAGCAGACCATGACTATCGCTTATCTCTTTTATAAATACGCCTTTATCTACCATGAAAAAGGGTACGCCTCTGCGATTGCCGTGGTGATTTTCGTTATCACGATGGTACTGACCCTGCTGCAGATATGGATAGGCAAACGGCTTAAAGCTCAGTAA
- the garD gene encoding galactarate dehydratase → MANIEIRQESPSAFYIKVHETDNVAIIVNDNGLKAGTRFPDGLELIEHIPQGHKVALVDIPVHGEIVRYGEVIGYAMRDIPRGSWIDESMVELPKAPPLNTLPLATKVPEPLPPLEGYTFEGYRNADGSVGTKNLLGITTSVHCVAGVVDYVVKIIERDLLPKYPNVDGVVGLNHLYGCGVAINAPAAVVPIRTIHNISLNPNFGGEVMVIGLGCEKLQPERLLEGTDDVQSIPVDSASIVSLQDEKHVGFRSMVDDILQVAERHLAKLNLRQRETCPASELVVGMQCGGSDAFSGVTANPAVGYASDLLVRCGATVMFSEVTEVRDAIHLLTPRTINEEVGKRLLEEMAWYDNYLDMGKTDRSANPSPGNKKGGLANVVEKALGSIAKSGKSAIVEVLSPGQRPTKRGLIYAATPASDFVCGTQQVASGITVQVFTTGRGTPYGLMAVPVIKMATRTELANRWYDLMDINAGTIATGEETIEEVGQKLFEFILDVASGRKKTFSDQWGLHNQLAVFNPAPVT, encoded by the coding sequence ATGGCCAACATCGAAATCAGACAAGAATCGCCGAGCGCATTTTATATAAAGGTCCACGAGACAGATAATGTGGCGATCATTGTTAATGACAATGGTTTGAAAGCCGGGACGCGATTCCCGGATGGACTGGAGCTGATTGAACATATTCCACAGGGACATAAAGTCGCGCTGGTGGATATTCCGGTTCATGGCGAAATCGTACGTTACGGTGAAGTGATCGGCTACGCCATGCGCGACATTCCGCGCGGAAGCTGGATTGATGAATCCATGGTTGAGCTACCGAAAGCGCCGCCGTTGAACACTCTGCCACTGGCGACCAAAGTACCTGAACCGCTGCCGCCGCTGGAAGGCTATACCTTTGAAGGGTACCGCAACGCCGATGGTAGCGTAGGCACCAAGAATCTGCTCGGTATCACCACCAGCGTGCACTGCGTGGCGGGCGTGGTGGATTATGTCGTCAAAATCATTGAGCGCGATCTGCTGCCTAAATACCCGAACGTCGATGGTGTGGTCGGACTTAACCACCTGTACGGTTGCGGCGTGGCAATTAACGCTCCGGCAGCCGTGGTGCCGATTCGTACCATCCATAACATCTCGCTGAACCCAAACTTTGGCGGCGAAGTGATGGTCATTGGCCTGGGCTGTGAAAAACTACAGCCGGAGCGTTTACTGGAAGGTACTGACGATGTGCAAAGTATTCCGGTCGACAGCGCCAGCATCGTCAGCCTTCAGGACGAGAAGCATGTAGGTTTTCGTTCTATGGTCGATGATATCCTGCAGGTCGCTGAGCGCCATCTGGCTAAGCTGAATCTGCGCCAGCGCGAAACCTGCCCGGCCTCTGAACTGGTCGTCGGCATGCAGTGCGGCGGCAGCGATGCGTTTTCCGGCGTGACGGCGAACCCGGCGGTGGGTTACGCCTCTGACCTGTTGGTACGCTGCGGCGCCACGGTGATGTTCTCCGAAGTCACCGAAGTGCGTGATGCGATTCATCTGCTGACGCCGCGCACCATCAACGAAGAGGTGGGTAAACGTCTGCTGGAAGAGATGGCCTGGTACGACAATTATCTCGATATGGGGAAAACCGATCGCAGCGCTAACCCCTCCCCGGGTAACAAAAAAGGTGGTCTGGCGAATGTGGTGGAAAAAGCGCTGGGCTCAATTGCGAAATCCGGTAAAAGCGCGATTGTCGAAGTGCTCTCTCCGGGTCAGCGCCCGACCAAACGCGGTCTGATTTATGCCGCAACGCCCGCCAGCGATTTTGTCTGCGGCACACAGCAGGTCGCGTCCGGGATCACCGTCCAGGTGTTCACCACGGGTCGCGGTACCCCCTACGGCCTGATGGCCGTGCCGGTGATTAAGATGGCAACCCGTACCGAACTGGCAAATCGCTGGTACGATTTAATGGATATCAATGCGGGCACCATCGCCACGGGCGAAGAGACCATTGAGGAAGTCGGTCAGAAACTGTTTGAGTTTATTCTCGATGTCGCCAGCGGCCGTAAGAAAACGTTCTCCGATCAATGGGGACTTCACAATCAGCTGGCCGTATTTAACCCGGCGCCAGTGACCTGA
- a CDS encoding carbohydrate ABC transporter permease, translating to MFMTKREKWLIYGLMILATLVTVVPFIWMIITSFKTQAESIAFPPILLPANPGFQAYDKILHEMPFGSFYFNSIVSTLVIVILQTLIAAMAAYGFSRLRFKGRDLLFMLCISILMVPGQIFLIPQFLTIEKIGLLNSIPGLVLPGLFSIYSAFLLRQFFLSVPKELEEAAIMDGYNHLTIFFKIMLPLIKPGLIACVIINGLWSWNNLMWPLIVNTSMDKMTLPVGLASLSGRAGVEYPMLMAGALLAIIPMLLLYIFFQRYFIRGIAGAGIKG from the coding sequence ATGTTCATGACAAAACGTGAAAAATGGCTGATTTATGGCCTGATGATCCTGGCGACGCTGGTCACGGTGGTTCCCTTTATCTGGATGATCATCACCTCGTTTAAAACCCAGGCGGAAAGTATTGCCTTTCCGCCAATCCTGCTGCCCGCCAATCCGGGGTTTCAGGCGTACGATAAAATCTTGCATGAGATGCCATTCGGCAGCTTTTATTTTAACTCGATCGTTTCCACGCTGGTTATCGTCATCTTACAAACGCTGATTGCCGCGATGGCGGCGTATGGTTTCTCCCGCCTGCGTTTTAAAGGGCGCGATCTCCTCTTTATGCTCTGCATTTCGATTCTGATGGTTCCCGGACAGATCTTTTTGATCCCGCAATTTTTAACGATCGAGAAAATAGGTCTGCTGAACTCGATTCCAGGCCTGGTGCTGCCGGGATTATTCAGTATTTATAGCGCCTTTTTATTGCGTCAGTTTTTTCTGTCCGTACCGAAAGAGCTGGAAGAAGCGGCCATTATGGATGGCTATAACCATTTAACGATCTTTTTCAAAATCATGCTGCCGCTGATTAAACCGGGGCTTATCGCCTGCGTCATTATTAACGGTTTGTGGAGCTGGAATAACTTAATGTGGCCGCTCATCGTCAATACCTCAATGGACAAAATGACGCTGCCGGTGGGCCTGGCCTCGCTCTCAGGTCGCGCCGGGGTGGAGTATCCCATGCTCATGGCGGGGGCGTTGCTCGCGATTATCCCCATGTTGTTACTTTATATTTTCTTCCAGCGCTATTTCATTCGTGGCATCGCCGGTGCCGGAATTAAAGGATAA